ACGCTGTTGCATCGCACCGGTCCCCTCTCGCGGGCGCACCTCACCGAGGCCACGCGACTCAATCGATCGACGATCGCCGACCTCGTCGGTCAGCTCGTGCGCCACGGTCTCGTGACCGAGCGCGCACCCGACCCCGCCCGTCGGGTGGGGAGGCCGTCGCCGATCGTCTCGGTGTCACCGCGTGTCGTCGCGATCGCCGTGAATCCCGAGGTCGACGCGATCACGCTCGCCGCCGTACGCCTCGACC
The Microbacterium sp. SLBN-154 DNA segment above includes these coding regions:
- a CDS encoding MarR family transcriptional regulator, which produces MSLVGPGGRQRNLSTILTLLHRTGPLSRAHLTEATRLNRSTIADLVGQLVRHGLVTERAPDPARRVGRPSPIVSVSPRVVAIAVNPEVDAITLAAVRLD